Proteins encoded together in one Halococcus salsus window:
- a CDS encoding extracellular solute-binding protein has protein sequence MATALTGCSTNVLSQSASTTPTISASSWATGTEDEIVTRILSEYDQAHPEVNVVYQNIPSGFDQQLKTEYAGGTEPDVFYLSAEEAPQYMENEALLDMTPYIQNAAYNVDGLIDNLISAFQHQGKTYGIPKDYTPVGIYYNEAHLQKAGTKTTFDTWDDFRTALEDVKRKTEIEYPLAFNSEPRETFLPLVWQNGGAVLNEDGTECVIGSTEAIEALQFLMDLYDDGLAGMYSAEIPVDWGAPALGENHTTAAMGGAWFVSALQEEYPETTKSLQMVKRMPKPPGGERATLLLTTAWAPSATPTDKKGAAGLVKALTNQQGMWAWAKTGTALPSRQSLLERNFYNKQPLLGNIANLTEGGYPLQFGLNTGRIIDTVLSEVEGAVSGDNSADSAMKSAERLINNNILS, from the coding sequence ATGGCAACGGCCCTCACTGGCTGTTCAACGAATGTACTGAGCCAATCGGCATCAACCACCCCCACCATCTCTGCGTCGAGCTGGGCAACAGGGACCGAGGATGAGATCGTTACTCGGATCCTCAGTGAGTACGATCAGGCTCATCCGGAAGTCAACGTCGTCTATCAAAATATCCCAAGCGGTTTCGACCAGCAATTGAAAACGGAGTACGCCGGTGGCACTGAACCGGATGTATTCTACCTCAGTGCTGAGGAAGCGCCCCAGTACATGGAGAATGAGGCACTACTGGATATGACTCCGTATATCCAGAACGCGGCGTACAATGTAGACGGCCTCATTGACAACCTAATTTCAGCCTTTCAGCACCAGGGGAAAACATACGGTATTCCGAAGGACTATACACCAGTTGGGATCTACTACAACGAGGCCCATCTCCAGAAAGCGGGCACGAAGACAACTTTCGATACATGGGACGACTTTCGGACAGCACTTGAGGATGTCAAACGGAAGACGGAGATTGAGTACCCACTGGCATTCAACAGCGAACCACGCGAGACGTTCCTCCCTCTTGTCTGGCAGAACGGCGGCGCCGTTCTCAACGAAGATGGAACAGAATGTGTGATCGGTTCTACAGAGGCCATTGAGGCCCTCCAGTTCCTCATGGACCTCTACGATGATGGCCTCGCGGGGATGTACAGTGCCGAGATTCCTGTCGACTGGGGCGCTCCAGCACTGGGCGAAAACCACACTACAGCGGCGATGGGTGGTGCGTGGTTCGTTTCGGCACTTCAAGAGGAATACCCCGAAACAACGAAGTCACTCCAAATGGTGAAGCGAATGCCGAAACCGCCCGGTGGCGAGCGAGCCACATTGCTGTTGACAACGGCGTGGGCCCCATCCGCGACGCCAACCGACAAAAAAGGAGCCGCTGGTCTCGTGAAGGCGTTGACGAACCAGCAGGGCATGTGGGCATGGGCAAAGACTGGGACTGCACTCCCTTCCCGGCAATCACTGTTGGAGCGCAACTTCTACAACAAACAACCGCTGCTCGGGAATATTGCGAACTTGACCGAGGGCGGATACCCGCTCCAGTTCGGTCTCAACACCGGACGCATCATCGATACCGTTCTCTCGGAGGTTGAGGGGGCGGTCAGTGGAGACAACTCCGCGGACAGCGCGATGAAATCGGCCGAACGGCTAATCAACAACAACATCCTCTCATAA
- a CDS encoding carbohydrate ABC transporter permease has translation MARSNYDYPGYDRSGPTYWTKTTLLYAVVVGGAILWSLPFWWTIATSISAAPATTSVALAPSDLTLGNFQTLFETQPVGRWFANTIIFAGSVTAFNLVFDSLAGYALARLDFAGRDKLFLLFVSTMMIPGMVTLIPVYVLLSELGWVNTYQGIIAPLIAQPIGIFLLRQHFKSMPSALGEAAQIDGCNQFQTFYKVYLPLAKPALATLGIYTFITTWNNFEWPLIIASDSSMYTLPVALFSVRNEYFTEWGLVMAAAAVIVVPIIIVFLSAQRYFIEGMTLSGMKG, from the coding sequence ATGGCCCGTTCGAACTACGATTACCCTGGTTACGACCGGTCAGGACCGACGTATTGGACGAAGACGACTCTCCTCTACGCAGTCGTGGTCGGCGGAGCGATCCTCTGGTCGCTTCCCTTCTGGTGGACGATTGCGACCTCAATAAGTGCGGCACCAGCGACGACATCGGTCGCATTGGCTCCAAGTGACTTGACGCTTGGCAACTTCCAGACGCTTTTTGAAACTCAGCCAGTCGGGCGGTGGTTCGCGAACACTATTATCTTCGCTGGGTCGGTGACAGCGTTCAATCTCGTGTTCGATAGCTTGGCCGGCTACGCGCTGGCGAGGCTTGACTTCGCCGGTCGAGACAAACTCTTCTTGCTGTTCGTCTCAACGATGATGATCCCTGGGATGGTAACGCTCATTCCCGTCTACGTTCTGCTCTCGGAGCTCGGTTGGGTAAACACCTATCAGGGGATCATTGCACCGCTCATCGCCCAGCCGATCGGTATCTTCCTACTACGTCAGCACTTCAAGAGCATGCCTTCGGCGCTTGGTGAGGCTGCTCAGATCGACGGCTGCAACCAGTTCCAGACGTTCTACAAAGTCTATTTGCCGCTCGCAAAACCGGCACTCGCGACGCTCGGCATCTACACGTTCATCACGACTTGGAATAACTTCGAGTGGCCCCTCATCATCGCGAGCGATAGTTCGATGTACACTCTCCCTGTGGCGTTGTTCTCGGTGCGAAACGAGTACTTCACCGAATGGGGACTCGTCATGGCGGCCGCAGCGGTAATCGTCGTACCCATCATCATCGTCTTCCTCTCCGCGCAGCGCTACTTCATCGAGGGAATGACGCTTTCGGGGATGAAAGGCTAA
- a CDS encoding ABC transporter ATP-binding protein, whose protein sequence is MANATLTNVTKRFGDGGDAVVAVDDVSIEIEDGEFIVLVGPSGCGKSTTLRLIAGLETISDGEVAIDQRVVNDVKPKNRDIAMVFQNYALYPQRTVHGNMAFGLRMTSDLSDSKIDERVEQTASMLSISDLLDRKPAALSGGQQQRVALGRAIVRDPALFLMDEPLSNLDAKLRTQMRTELQELHQQLGTATVYVTHDQTEAMTMGDRIAVLDGGTLQQIGTPLECYYEPSNAFVAGFIGSPSMNQIEGLLTSEGIDTGAFAYPLSDEQRAATEDAITGDSITLGIRPEDVVLTDTPDERTVELRVNVVEPMGSDNLLHLQKDDVEMTASVSGDQIVSGGDTVRVRFPEKRVHAFDGKTGAALFNRERTEQRPPGLLADGGEHHGD, encoded by the coding sequence ATGGCAAACGCAACACTAACGAACGTAACCAAGCGCTTCGGCGACGGCGGCGACGCAGTTGTCGCCGTTGATGATGTCTCAATCGAGATCGAAGATGGGGAGTTCATCGTCCTCGTTGGTCCATCTGGGTGCGGCAAGTCGACGACGCTTCGTCTCATCGCCGGTCTCGAAACCATTTCCGACGGCGAGGTCGCAATCGACCAGCGCGTTGTCAATGACGTGAAACCGAAGAACCGTGACATCGCGATGGTCTTCCAGAATTACGCGCTTTATCCACAGCGAACGGTTCACGGCAACATGGCGTTCGGTCTTCGGATGACGTCGGACCTCTCAGATTCCAAGATAGACGAACGAGTTGAGCAGACCGCTTCGATGCTTTCGATCTCCGACCTTCTTGATCGAAAACCTGCGGCGCTCTCGGGTGGCCAACAACAACGCGTCGCATTGGGGCGGGCGATCGTTCGCGACCCAGCGCTATTCTTGATGGATGAACCACTCTCGAATCTCGATGCGAAGCTCCGCACGCAGATGCGGACGGAGCTCCAAGAACTCCATCAGCAACTGGGGACGGCAACGGTGTACGTTACACACGACCAGACCGAAGCAATGACGATGGGTGACCGTATTGCCGTCCTTGATGGCGGGACGCTCCAGCAGATCGGCACCCCACTGGAGTGCTATTACGAACCGTCGAACGCCTTCGTCGCCGGGTTCATTGGATCGCCGTCGATGAACCAAATTGAGGGCCTCTTGACTAGCGAGGGGATTGATACTGGTGCGTTCGCGTATCCATTGAGTGACGAACAGCGCGCCGCGACAGAGGACGCGATCACCGGCGATAGCATCACTCTTGGTATCCGTCCAGAGGACGTGGTACTCACTGATACGCCGGACGAACGAACGGTTGAGTTGCGCGTGAACGTCGTCGAACCGATGGGAAGCGACAACCTACTTCATCTCCAGAAAGACGATGTCGAGATGACCGCCTCGGTATCGGGTGACCAGATCGTTTCGGGTGGAGACACAGTTCGCGTCCGCTTCCCGGAAAAGCGGGTCCACGCCTTCGATGGTAAGACCGGCGCGGCACTGTTCAACCGCGAACGGACCGAACAACGCCCGCCGGGTCTCCTCGCTGATGGTGGTGAACACCATGGCGACTGA
- a CDS encoding alpha-amylase family glycosyl hydrolase produces the protein MNSNRRRLLKMLGLSPIALAGSGGVNSELSFVTQASGASTGSASAINYADDVIYQIVTDRFRNGDTSNDPSGDIYSSDGSDLQKYHGGDWQGIIEKIQDGYLTGLGVTALWISPPMENIFEPHPNNGASYHGFWPRDFKKTNPFFGSMSTFERLVDVAHNNDIKIIIDFVPNHTSPASSSDASYVEDGNLYDNGSYVAAYNDDPNSYFHHNGGTDFSTYEDGIYRNLYDLADLDHHETFIDQYLKDAIELWLDKGIDGIRVDAVKHMPPKWQKTLMDTIYDHEPVFTFGEWFLGTGQTSQRYYDFSNESGMSLLDFRYGQKIREVLRDWTDGWEGFHDVITETAASHDQVSDQVTFVDNHDMDRFTLPDGDPRNTEMAMAVLLTSRGVPTVYYGTEQYMTGNRDPQNRKPMSSFDTTTTAYTVIEKLATLRHSNSSLAYGDTQERWINSDIYIFEREFGDNVVLVAVNRSQEQYNVSGLYTSLPQGTYSDVLEGTLDGFSTTVRSDGSIPEFSFGPQTVCVWAHAGNTAEPTIGHVGPTMGQVGHHVTISGEGFGSTGGSVQFDSTNATVVSWSDTQIVVEVPAIAAGNYNITVTDTNGTQSSPSADFEVLSGDQVSARFVVNDANTNSGENVYIVGNVYELGNWNPDLAVGPFFNQVVHDYPTWYYDVNLPAGTTIEFKFIKKDGSGNVIYESGTNRQYTSPSGSTANYSGDWQE, from the coding sequence ATGAACTCGAACAGACGGCGGCTGCTCAAGATGCTCGGCCTCAGTCCTATCGCGCTCGCCGGAAGCGGGGGCGTGAACAGTGAACTCTCGTTCGTTACGCAGGCATCGGGTGCCTCAACGGGAAGCGCCAGTGCGATCAACTACGCAGACGACGTGATTTATCAGATAGTCACCGACCGGTTCAGAAACGGAGACACTTCCAACGACCCGAGTGGGGATATCTACAGCAGCGATGGGTCGGACTTGCAGAAATATCACGGTGGGGATTGGCAGGGCATCATCGAGAAGATACAGGACGGATATCTCACGGGCTTGGGTGTCACCGCCCTCTGGATATCGCCGCCGATGGAGAACATCTTTGAACCTCATCCGAACAACGGGGCGTCGTACCACGGCTTCTGGCCTCGCGACTTCAAGAAGACAAACCCGTTCTTCGGGAGTATGTCCACGTTTGAGCGACTCGTAGATGTGGCTCATAACAACGATATCAAGATCATCATTGACTTCGTTCCAAACCATACCTCTCCAGCGAGTTCGAGCGACGCGAGCTACGTGGAGGATGGAAATCTCTACGACAATGGTTCTTATGTCGCAGCGTACAACGACGATCCGAACAGCTACTTTCACCATAATGGTGGAACCGACTTCTCGACCTATGAAGACGGGATCTACCGGAACCTCTACGACCTCGCGGATCTCGACCACCATGAGACGTTCATCGACCAATACCTGAAGGATGCCATCGAGCTCTGGCTTGACAAGGGGATCGACGGCATTCGTGTCGATGCAGTCAAACACATGCCCCCAAAGTGGCAGAAAACGCTGATGGACACTATCTACGACCACGAACCAGTGTTCACCTTCGGTGAGTGGTTCCTCGGTACCGGTCAGACGAGTCAGCGATATTACGACTTTTCCAATGAGAGCGGAATGAGCTTACTGGACTTCCGCTATGGGCAGAAGATCAGGGAAGTCCTCCGTGATTGGACGGACGGCTGGGAAGGGTTCCATGATGTCATCACTGAGACGGCCGCCTCACACGACCAAGTGAGCGATCAAGTAACTTTCGTGGACAACCACGACATGGATCGGTTCACCCTGCCTGATGGTGACCCTCGAAACACAGAGATGGCGATGGCGGTGCTGCTGACGTCTAGGGGTGTCCCAACTGTCTACTACGGTACTGAACAGTATATGACTGGAAACAGAGATCCACAAAATCGGAAGCCGATGTCGTCGTTCGACACCACTACAACGGCATACACCGTGATAGAGAAGCTAGCCACTCTTCGGCACTCTAATTCCAGTCTCGCCTACGGCGATACACAAGAGCGGTGGATAAACAGCGATATATATATTTTTGAACGCGAGTTCGGAGACAATGTCGTCCTCGTGGCGGTCAACAGAAGCCAAGAGCAATACAACGTTAGCGGGCTCTATACGTCTCTCCCACAAGGGACGTACTCTGATGTTCTCGAGGGCACGCTTGATGGATTCAGCACGACGGTACGCAGTGACGGGTCAATTCCCGAATTTTCATTTGGGCCACAGACTGTTTGCGTCTGGGCACACGCTGGAAACACGGCTGAGCCCACTATCGGCCATGTGGGGCCAACAATGGGGCAGGTTGGTCATCATGTGACGATAAGCGGTGAAGGATTCGGAAGCACAGGTGGTTCGGTTCAATTCGATTCGACGAACGCAACCGTCGTTTCTTGGTCTGATACCCAAATTGTCGTAGAGGTCCCCGCCATAGCAGCCGGCAACTACAACATCACGGTCACCGATACAAACGGTACCCAAAGCTCGCCATCTGCTGATTTTGAGGTTCTTAGTGGCGACCAAGTCTCTGCCAGATTCGTGGTCAACGATGCGAACACGAACTCCGGTGAGAACGTCTACATCGTAGGGAACGTCTACGAACTAGGTAACTGGAACCCGGACTTGGCTGTTGGACCGTTTTTCAACCAAGTTGTGCACGACTATCCAACCTGGTATTACGATGTCAATCTCCCAGCTGGGACGACCATTGAGTTCAAGTTCATCAAAAAAGACGGCAGCGGGAACGTGATTTATGAGTCAGGTACGAACCGACAATACACATCTCCAAGCGGATCGACTGCCAACTATTCTGGAGATTGGCAAGAATGA
- the melA gene encoding alpha-galactosidase → MTKITFIGAGSMVFSTNLIGDILSFDELAGSTISLMDIDKHRLEQTTKVAEAIVDNEGLDAKIESTTDRAEALEGASYVLNMINVGGTEPFENEIEIPRSYGVPQAIGDTIGPGGIFRGLRTVEPLLDIAADIEAYCPDALFMNYTNPMSILCGTLFEAADIETVGLCHSVPHTAEAIASYIDVPEEELRYWVAGINHVAWFLEATHDGESVYPALREAMTDTEVYERDTVRFEMMKHFGYFPTESSHHMSEYVPYFRTDQETIDAMEGTDYAERMATGTYLDGWTERSDERDDPDIDVDLASVGAERSEEYAARLIHSIETDTPRRLNLNVSNEHESIMSLPIEACVEVPTLVDGTGLRPCSVGALPPQVEGFCQQHTTVHRLVIDGVLKNDREMIKQAVKHDPLTAACLSLDEIDSMTEDLLAANEAYLPDLH, encoded by the coding sequence ATGACGAAGATCACGTTCATCGGAGCTGGGAGCATGGTGTTCTCGACGAATCTCATCGGCGACATCCTTTCGTTTGATGAGCTGGCCGGGAGCACGATCTCGCTGATGGATATCGACAAACACCGTCTCGAGCAGACGACAAAGGTCGCAGAGGCGATTGTCGATAACGAGGGCCTCGATGCGAAGATTGAATCAACGACCGACCGTGCTGAAGCCCTCGAAGGCGCGTCTTACGTCCTCAACATGATCAACGTAGGCGGAACCGAACCGTTCGAGAACGAGATCGAAATACCACGGTCGTATGGTGTTCCACAGGCCATTGGTGATACGATCGGACCTGGTGGAATCTTCCGTGGACTCCGGACCGTCGAACCCCTCCTTGATATCGCTGCTGACATTGAAGCCTACTGTCCAGACGCGCTGTTCATGAACTACACCAACCCGATGTCGATCCTTTGTGGAACACTCTTTGAGGCAGCCGATATCGAAACTGTCGGGCTGTGTCACAGTGTTCCTCACACTGCTGAAGCAATCGCCTCCTATATCGACGTTCCGGAGGAGGAGTTACGCTACTGGGTCGCCGGTATCAATCACGTCGCATGGTTTCTCGAAGCCACTCACGACGGGGAATCAGTCTACCCGGCGCTCCGCGAGGCAATGACCGATACCGAGGTCTACGAACGCGACACGGTTCGCTTCGAGATGATGAAACATTTCGGCTACTTCCCGACCGAATCCTCCCATCACATGTCGGAATACGTCCCCTACTTCCGGACGGATCAAGAGACAATCGATGCCATGGAAGGGACTGACTACGCCGAACGAATGGCGACCGGGACGTACCTCGATGGATGGACGGAACGCTCAGACGAACGGGATGACCCCGACATCGACGTCGACCTTGCGAGCGTTGGCGCTGAACGCTCGGAGGAGTACGCCGCCCGACTCATCCATTCCATCGAAACCGATACACCGAGGCGACTCAACCTGAACGTCTCGAACGAGCATGAATCTATTATGAGCCTCCCGATCGAGGCCTGTGTGGAAGTCCCGACGCTCGTCGATGGGACGGGTCTCAGACCGTGTTCGGTCGGAGCGCTTCCACCGCAAGTCGAAGGGTTCTGTCAACAGCACACTACGGTACATCGCCTTGTTATCGATGGCGTGCTCAAGAACGACCGGGAGATGATCAAACAAGCTGTCAAACACGACCCACTGACCGCCGCTTGCCTTTCACTGGATGAGATCGATAGCATGACCGAGGACTTGCTTGCGGCCAACGAGGCGTACCTGCCGGACCTACACTGA
- a CDS encoding sugar ABC transporter permease yields the protein MDSGGRLVQSKTRYRQSIRRGTATLRAICSFFRTSSCFRSSCLARCCLRSTSRFSIGTSSSGGVSGRGRLFSVVSILTPWPWENNWASLRSPSYNLWWFALRNTFIYVIVVVPAQIIGAFFLALALDSRIRGKKALRAAYFMPVMLTSAASGVIWRWLLASNGVVNEILRPLGLAHGWASDPNTALWALTIIGIWGGIGFNMIFYLAGLQNIPEELYEAARIDGASGWDRIREVTWPNLRNTNFFVIVLSIIGTFQIFGIALVFAEGGPYYSTTTAVVHIYNTAFVYADYGEGAAMAFILFCILFIFSYYQYRYRQQEEVEY from the coding sequence GTGGATTCGGGGGGACGCTTGGTTCAATCCAAGACGCGTTACCGACAATCGATTCGTCGGGGGACAGCGACCTTGCGGGCTATCTGTTCGTTCTTCCGAACATCATCGTGTTTTCGATCTTCCTGCTTGGCCCGGTGTTGTTTGCGTTCTACCTCGCGTTTCTCGATTGGAACATCTTCCTCGGGAGGGGTGAGTGGGCGTGGACGACTATTTTCGGTCGTGAGTATACTCACCCCGTGGCCTTGGGAAAACAATTGGGCCTCGTTGCGGAGTCCATCCTACAACCTCTGGTGGTTCGCGCTCCGAAACACGTTCATCTACGTGATCGTCGTCGTCCCGGCTCAGATCATCGGTGCGTTCTTCCTTGCGCTCGCGCTCGACTCGCGTATCCGGGGTAAGAAAGCGCTCCGGGCAGCGTACTTCATGCCCGTCATGCTGACCTCGGCGGCGAGCGGTGTCATCTGGCGTTGGTTGCTCGCGTCGAACGGTGTCGTCAACGAGATCCTTCGTCCACTGGGTCTTGCGCACGGCTGGGCGAGCGACCCGAATACTGCGCTGTGGGCACTGACGATCATCGGCATCTGGGGTGGTATCGGATTCAACATGATATTCTATCTCGCCGGCTTACAGAACATTCCCGAGGAGTTGTACGAAGCCGCGCGGATTGACGGCGCGAGCGGCTGGGATCGGATTCGGGAGGTAACGTGGCCGAACCTCAGAAACACGAACTTCTTCGTGATCGTGCTCTCGATTATCGGCACCTTCCAGATCTTCGGTATCGCGCTCGTCTTCGCGGAGGGTGGGCCATACTACTCGACCACTACCGCTGTGGTTCATATCTACAATACGGCGTTTGTCTACGCTGACTACGGCGAGGGTGCGGCGATGGCGTTCATTCTCTTCTGTATTCTGTTCATCTTTAGCTACTATCAGTATCGCTACCGCCAACAAGAGGAGGTCGAATACTGA
- a CDS encoding helix-turn-helix domain-containing protein has translation MTSSDRFDDGLFVSIDLWYPDCWEIAVTERIDVGLLGYGIYMTGEEVATLFSMYANDQATIADGVEAVAESKHVHSVSEIASGFRRTTVPKPGNAIRELLVIHDGNKQISQPLTSKGFVCTGPIDIRDGREYWKLVTNHSRNEVREQFEILREEMNAEINIRSMTQASGQNAVTTLPIDRLTKRQLEVFQLARENGYYGYPKETSAGELAAELSITTSTLHEHLHKIEAILLGDTKIG, from the coding sequence ATGACGAGTTCCGACCGATTCGACGATGGACTCTTCGTATCGATCGACCTGTGGTATCCCGATTGCTGGGAGATAGCGGTCACGGAGCGAATTGACGTCGGGTTGCTCGGGTACGGCATCTACATGACGGGTGAGGAAGTTGCCACGCTCTTCTCGATGTATGCGAACGACCAAGCAACGATTGCAGACGGTGTCGAGGCTGTTGCGGAGTCTAAGCACGTTCACTCGGTCTCAGAGATTGCATCGGGGTTTCGGCGAACGACTGTTCCGAAACCGGGGAACGCAATACGAGAGTTGCTCGTCATTCACGATGGAAACAAACAGATCAGCCAACCACTGACGTCCAAGGGATTCGTCTGTACCGGTCCGATCGACATTCGAGATGGACGCGAGTACTGGAAGCTTGTTACTAACCACAGTCGAAACGAGGTTCGAGAGCAGTTCGAAATTCTCCGTGAAGAGATGAACGCGGAGATCAACATTCGGAGCATGACGCAAGCGAGTGGTCAAAATGCGGTGACGACACTGCCGATAGATCGGCTGACGAAACGACAATTAGAGGTGTTTCAACTAGCTCGCGAGAACGGTTACTATGGATACCCGAAAGAAACGTCGGCTGGCGAGTTAGCCGCTGAATTGTCTATCACTACATCGACGTTGCACGAACACTTGCACAAAATTGAGGCGATTCTTCTCGGTGACACAAAAATCGGGTGA
- a CDS encoding acyl-CoA dehydrogenase family protein, which yields MQFELTKSQQALRNDVREFVEREIKPQAIELDRQETYPTEILDELGERRLTGITLPEEYGGRGEGLLELALMTEELSAGLMSVASSIGLHIGVATVVERFGTDEQCEMFLPEMASFDTVGALGFSEANAGSNKLEMETTAERSGDEWILNGHKQWVTNFLDADYVLTYAKTGSEEDAPHNISAFLVPTTEFEVEEVWETLGANSVKSPRVTLTDVRVPDDQLIGDEGEGYVQRQETHTGVNVPARGVGIARAALEDTVSYTSDREQYGQHISDFQGVRWEIGEMAERVDTARLLTLRAADRADRGYDVTREFAMAKINATQAAVDNANKAVQLHGGLGYTTNQHVERYLRDAKLLTIAGGPNEGHKDTLANAVFEEA from the coding sequence ATGCAGTTCGAACTGACGAAGAGCCAGCAAGCACTTCGAAACGATGTCCGGGAGTTTGTCGAGCGCGAAATCAAACCTCAAGCGATCGAACTCGACCGACAGGAAACATATCCCACTGAGATCTTAGACGAACTCGGTGAGCGCCGTCTCACCGGGATCACTCTCCCGGAAGAATATGGCGGTCGTGGAGAGGGGCTCCTCGAACTCGCCTTGATGACTGAAGAGCTCTCGGCGGGGCTCATGTCCGTCGCGAGTAGCATCGGGCTTCACATCGGCGTTGCAACTGTCGTCGAGCGATTCGGAACCGACGAACAATGCGAGATGTTTCTACCGGAGATGGCGAGCTTCGATACCGTGGGGGCGCTCGGCTTCAGCGAAGCCAATGCCGGGAGCAACAAACTTGAAATGGAAACCACTGCGGAACGAAGCGGTGACGAGTGGATTCTCAACGGCCACAAACAGTGGGTGACGAACTTCCTCGACGCCGATTATGTGCTCACATACGCGAAGACTGGGTCTGAGGAGGACGCACCACACAATATCAGTGCGTTTCTCGTTCCAACCACTGAATTCGAAGTCGAAGAAGTCTGGGAGACGCTTGGTGCGAACAGTGTCAAATCGCCGCGTGTCACGCTCACTGATGTCCGTGTTCCTGACGATCAGCTCATCGGCGATGAAGGCGAGGGCTACGTGCAGCGTCAAGAGACCCACACCGGTGTCAATGTCCCTGCTCGCGGTGTCGGCATCGCTCGTGCCGCGCTGGAGGACACTGTTTCGTACACTAGCGACCGCGAACAGTACGGGCAGCATATCAGCGATTTCCAAGGCGTGAGGTGGGAGATCGGCGAGATGGCCGAACGTGTCGATACAGCTCGACTCCTCACACTTCGGGCCGCTGACCGCGCCGACCGAGGCTATGATGTAACTCGAGAGTTTGCCATGGCGAAAATCAATGCCACCCAAGCAGCGGTCGATAACGCGAACAAAGCGGTTCAACTCCACGGGGGTCTTGGATACACGACTAACCAGCACGTCGAACGCTATCTCCGGGATGCAAAGCTCCTGACCATCGCAGGCGGCCCCAACGAAGGGCACAAAGATACGCTCGCGAATGCGGTCTTCGAGGAGGCGTGA
- a CDS encoding tautomerase family protein, giving the protein MPLVRISVLQNKSDAYREAVADSVNEAVIDTLDFPPNDRYQLVQGIASRDFELQEREGDRAVLELTMRAGQAQEDKEAFYARAAELLKQDPGIPSENLMIVITENGEEDWSFRDGIAQFIASR; this is encoded by the coding sequence ATGCCGTTAGTGAGGATCTCAGTCCTTCAGAATAAGTCCGATGCCTATCGCGAAGCGGTCGCAGATAGTGTCAACGAGGCAGTTATTGACACGCTCGATTTCCCTCCGAACGACCGCTATCAACTCGTGCAGGGAATCGCTTCACGGGACTTCGAGCTACAGGAGAGAGAGGGTGATCGGGCCGTACTCGAGTTGACGATGCGTGCTGGCCAAGCCCAAGAGGACAAAGAAGCATTTTACGCGCGTGCAGCAGAACTACTGAAACAAGATCCGGGCATCCCGTCGGAGAATCTAATGATAGTCATTACTGAGAACGGCGAAGAGGACTGGTCGTTTCGAGATGGGATTGCTCAGTTCATCGCCAGCCGCTGA